A region from the Flavobacteriales bacterium genome encodes:
- a CDS encoding 2'-5' RNA ligase family protein, protein MMKHRYLLTILPSLALAAKVDRRRTVLHERVGSFSGRNTPPHITLCFLDLPAEHGSAIIQAIALGSKGKRSFTLHYDGITRFPDKRTIYIDPVQKDAIAKVRTPIVAALMANEALRDAIRETEHPYLTIAAGLKPAQFERAWESLPLFGTRSEVQVTEVVLLRRALCEGERYVHVRSFPLARIRIGGSNFGRRLQGAGCSCVVHDPSS, encoded by the coding sequence ATGATGAAACACCGCTATCTCCTCACCATCCTTCCATCCCTGGCGCTTGCAGCCAAAGTGGACCGCCGGCGCACCGTGTTGCACGAGCGCGTCGGTTCCTTCAGCGGGCGCAACACGCCGCCGCACATCACGCTGTGCTTCCTCGATCTGCCAGCCGAGCACGGATCTGCCATCATCCAAGCCATCGCCCTCGGCTCGAAGGGTAAGCGCAGCTTTACCTTGCACTACGACGGCATCACCCGCTTCCCCGACAAGCGCACCATCTACATCGACCCGGTACAGAAGGACGCCATCGCCAAGGTGCGTACACCTATCGTTGCGGCGCTGATGGCCAACGAGGCCTTGCGTGATGCCATCCGCGAGACCGAGCACCCGTACCTCACCATCGCGGCTGGTTTGAAGCCCGCGCAATTCGAGCGTGCTTGGGAAAGTCTCCCGCTGTTCGGTACCCGAAGTGAAGTGCAGGTAACTGAAGTGGTCCTGCTGCGAAGAGCCTTGTGCGAGGGCGAACGGTATGTGCATGTGCGCTCCTTCCCGCTTGCGCGAATTCGCATTGGCGGATCGAACTTTGGTCGCCGACTTCAAGGAGCTGGGTGTTCGTGCGTTGTTCATGATCCCTCGTCCTAG
- a CDS encoding acyl-CoA dehydrogenase family protein translates to MSTDTKKALQGGEFLIRDSEPKDIFIPEEFNEEQGMIAQTATDFLAAEVWPHLDRIDSMEEGLMPKILEKAGELGLLGISIPEDYGGFGKDFVTGMLVTEKTGAGHSYSVAMAAHTGIGTLPLLYYGNAEQKAKYVPKLATGEWKACYCLTEPGSGSDANSGKTKAVLSPDGKHYLINGQKMWITNGGFADVFTVFAKIDDDENLSAFIVEKDFGGITLNPEEKKMGIKGSSTRQVFFNDCKVPVENMLSERQNGFKIAVNILNIGRIKLAGAALGGAKAVVDQSVKYANERIQFGKPISAFGAIRQKLADQATYCYVVESATYRCSQDMENAIEALEAGGADHAKALLKGVEQYAAEAAILKVAGSECLDYVCDEGVQIYGGMGYSAESPVERAYRDSRINRIFEGTNEINRMLTVDMLLKRAMKGQLDLMGPAQNVAAELMGIPDMPEPEESLLADEKRMVANFKKAVLLAAGGAAQKLGMDLAKHQETLMHIADMVIDTYLAESVLLRTMKLADLKGAANVQEQIAMCQLYIHDAADRIHKWAKEAVCNFAEGDEQRAMLMGAKRFAKNTPINTAELRKAIAKKLIAEGKYCY, encoded by the coding sequence ATGAGCACCGATACGAAAAAAGCCCTGCAGGGCGGCGAGTTCCTGATCCGCGATAGCGAGCCCAAGGACATCTTCATCCCGGAGGAGTTCAACGAAGAACAGGGCATGATCGCCCAGACGGCCACGGATTTCCTGGCCGCCGAGGTGTGGCCGCACCTGGATCGCATCGACAGCATGGAGGAAGGGCTGATGCCCAAGATCCTGGAGAAGGCCGGCGAGCTGGGCCTGCTGGGCATCTCGATCCCCGAGGACTACGGCGGCTTCGGCAAGGACTTCGTGACCGGCATGCTGGTGACGGAGAAGACCGGCGCGGGGCACAGCTACAGCGTGGCGATGGCGGCGCACACGGGCATCGGCACACTGCCCCTGCTCTACTACGGCAACGCCGAGCAGAAGGCGAAGTACGTGCCCAAGCTGGCCACCGGCGAGTGGAAAGCGTGCTATTGCCTGACCGAGCCCGGCAGCGGCAGCGACGCGAACAGCGGCAAGACCAAGGCCGTGCTGAGCCCCGACGGCAAGCACTACTTGATCAACGGCCAGAAGATGTGGATCACGAACGGCGGCTTCGCCGATGTGTTCACGGTCTTCGCGAAGATCGATGACGATGAGAACCTCAGCGCATTCATCGTGGAGAAGGACTTCGGCGGCATCACGCTGAACCCCGAGGAGAAGAAGATGGGCATCAAGGGCAGCAGCACGCGCCAGGTGTTCTTCAACGACTGCAAGGTGCCGGTGGAGAACATGCTGAGCGAGCGGCAGAACGGCTTCAAGATCGCGGTGAACATCCTGAACATCGGCCGCATCAAATTGGCCGGTGCGGCACTGGGCGGTGCGAAGGCCGTGGTGGACCAGAGCGTGAAGTACGCCAACGAGCGCATCCAGTTCGGCAAACCGATCAGCGCGTTCGGTGCGATCCGCCAAAAGCTCGCCGATCAAGCGACCTATTGCTACGTGGTGGAGAGCGCCACCTACCGCTGCAGTCAGGACATGGAGAACGCCATCGAGGCCCTGGAGGCCGGCGGCGCGGACCACGCCAAGGCGCTGCTGAAGGGCGTGGAGCAATACGCGGCCGAAGCCGCCATTCTGAAGGTGGCCGGCAGCGAATGCCTCGACTATGTGTGCGACGAGGGCGTGCAGATCTATGGTGGCATGGGCTACAGCGCCGAGAGCCCCGTGGAGCGCGCCTACCGCGACAGCCGCATCAACCGGATCTTCGAGGGCACCAATGAGATCAACCGCATGCTCACGGTGGACATGCTGCTGAAGCGTGCGATGAAAGGCCAGCTCGACCTGATGGGTCCCGCGCAGAACGTGGCCGCAGAGCTGATGGGCATCCCCGACATGCCGGAGCCGGAGGAGTCACTGCTCGCCGATGAGAAACGCATGGTGGCCAACTTCAAGAAGGCCGTGCTATTGGCCGCCGGTGGCGCCGCGCAGAAGCTGGGCATGGACCTCGCGAAGCACCAGGAGACCTTGATGCACATCGCCGACATGGTGATCGATACCTACCTGGCCGAGAGCGTGCTACTAAGGACGATGAAGCTCGCCGACCTGAAGGGTGCGGCGAACGTGCAAGAGCAGATCGCGATGTGCCAGCTCTACATCCATGACGCCGCCGACCGCATCCACAAGTGGGCCAAAGAGGCGGTATGCAACTTCGCTGAAGGTGATGAGCAACGTGCCATGCTGATGGGAGCGAAGCGCTTCGCGAAGAACACACCGATCAATACGGCGGAACTACGCAAGGCGATCGCGAAGAAGTTGATCGCCGAGGGGAAGTACTGCTACTGA
- a CDS encoding cation:proton antiporter — protein sequence MDAYDVLTFLSGLIIFSYLFDLFAKRTRVPSVLLLLATGMGLRAVADYWGFQAFDVNRILPALGNVGLILIVFEGALDLTYTPSKRPLIRKAFLSSLFLLLLTTAGIAYLLFLLTAAPLTACVANAVPLSVVSSAVAIPSARGLPEHEREFVVYESSFSDILGIILFNFLVSNETFGAVAFGHLGLEIVGVLALSAVFSIALLWLLGRITHHVKFFLILAILILVYAVGKQFHLSSLVVILAFGMFLSNADQMPFDWFRQRFLYPGFHKDLEQFHSLSNESAFLIRTFFFVLFGFSVVAGALIDTQAAMLCGVLLLAIYLIRPLFIRLAVGMRSAAVMFITPRGLISILLFFSLPASLRIPEVDTPLLFMVVLATCLIMAIGLIASGTSLPLVENGNGNDQAK from the coding sequence ATGGATGCCTATGACGTACTGACCTTCCTCAGCGGGCTGATCATCTTCAGCTACCTCTTCGATCTCTTCGCGAAGCGGACGCGCGTACCCTCGGTACTGCTGTTGTTGGCAACAGGCATGGGACTACGGGCGGTGGCGGATTACTGGGGCTTTCAAGCGTTCGATGTGAACCGCATTCTGCCGGCACTGGGCAACGTGGGCCTGATCCTCATCGTGTTCGAAGGTGCGTTGGACCTGACCTATACACCGTCCAAACGGCCCCTGATCCGCAAGGCGTTCCTGTCCTCGTTGTTCCTTCTGCTCTTGACGACGGCCGGGATCGCGTACCTCCTGTTCTTGCTCACAGCGGCCCCATTGACAGCCTGCGTGGCCAATGCAGTACCCCTGAGCGTGGTGAGTTCCGCGGTGGCCATTCCATCAGCGCGTGGCTTGCCCGAGCACGAACGCGAGTTCGTGGTGTACGAGTCCTCCTTCTCGGACATCCTGGGCATCATCCTGTTCAACTTTTTGGTCTCCAACGAAACGTTCGGTGCCGTGGCCTTCGGTCATTTGGGCCTCGAAATAGTCGGTGTGCTTGCGTTGAGCGCTGTATTCTCCATCGCCCTGCTCTGGTTGCTCGGCCGCATCACGCACCACGTCAAGTTCTTCCTGATCCTCGCCATCCTCATCCTGGTGTACGCGGTCGGCAAACAATTCCATCTGTCGTCGTTGGTAGTGATCCTCGCCTTCGGCATGTTCCTCTCCAACGCGGACCAAATGCCGTTCGACTGGTTCCGGCAACGCTTCCTTTACCCTGGCTTCCACAAGGACCTGGAACAATTCCATTCCCTCTCCAACGAGAGCGCCTTCCTGATCCGCACCTTCTTCTTCGTGTTGTTCGGCTTCAGCGTGGTGGCCGGTGCGTTGATCGACACCCAGGCAGCTATGCTTTGCGGGGTGTTGTTATTGGCGATCTATCTCATCCGTCCGCTCTTCATCCGGCTAGCGGTGGGCATGCGCTCCGCAGCGGTGATGTTCATCACCCCGCGCGGGCTCATCAGCATCCTGTTGTTCTTCTCGCTACCGGCCTCATTGCGCATACCCGAGGTGGATACCCCGCTGCTTTTCATGGTGGTGCTGGCCACATGCTTGATCATGGCCATCGGGTTGATCGCCAGCGGAACGAGCCTCCCGCTCGTGGAGAACGGGAACGGGAACGATCAAGCGAAGTAA
- a CDS encoding 2'-5' RNA ligase family protein encodes MALHRFLLAILPAPALAAEVERLRTALHARIGSFNGRHNPPHITLCFLDLPAAHEPAIIDAISRGVTGQPGFTLHYHGITHFPDKRTTYIDPVEKEAIAVVRTPIVAALTADPRLHAAVRETDHPHLTLAAGQKPHQFDAAWDLLAPHTYTSAEHVTEVVLLKRVLLPGERYGLVRSFQLR; translated from the coding sequence ATGGCGCTCCACCGCTTCCTCCTCGCCATCCTGCCCGCCCCGGCCCTGGCCGCCGAGGTGGAGCGCCTGCGCACCGCGCTCCACGCCCGCATCGGCTCCTTCAACGGCCGCCACAACCCACCGCACATCACCCTCTGCTTCCTGGACCTGCCCGCCGCGCATGAGCCCGCCATCATTGATGCCATCTCCAGAGGTGTGACCGGTCAACCGGGCTTCACCCTACACTACCACGGCATTACCCATTTCCCCGACAAGCGCACCACCTACATCGACCCGGTGGAGAAGGAGGCCATCGCCGTGGTGCGCACGCCCATCGTTGCGGCCCTCACCGCCGATCCCCGCTTGCACGCGGCCGTTCGCGAGACCGATCACCCGCACCTGACCCTCGCAGCCGGACAGAAACCCCACCAGTTCGATGCGGCCTGGGACCTGCTCGCGCCGCACACGTACACCAGCGCGGAGCACGTGACCGAGGTCGTGCTGCTCAAGCGGGTGCTGCTGCCCGGCGAGCGGTACGGGCTGGTGCGGAGCTTCCAGTTGCGGTGA